From the Leifsonia sp. AG29 genome, one window contains:
- a CDS encoding ABC transporter ATP-binding protein, producing the protein MRGMGGAAGGGGMRSRVSAGDAEAQRAINAQAPKIPHLFRRIVALFASHKAAIVTTMVLVLIGAALSVVPPLLTQRAFDDGLFPKSGGPDMPVLVEIVVLMLTVFVASALLGVWQTYLTASVGNKVMGSLRVRLFSHLQSMELSFFTKTKTGVIQSRLQNDVGGVASVLTNTMSSILGNTVTVIAALVAMLLLNWQLTVVAVILMPILVIAQRRVGQVRARIATRTQESLSDMTAITQETLSVSGILLSKSFNREAAEVERYSDENRTQIRLQVSQAMSGQWFFAMVNIFLSSIPAIVYLVSGWLILGGATDITAGTIVAFTTVQARLLFPLLALMRVALDLQTSGALFARIFEYLDLKPAIADKPDAVPVDPSRELGRIEFDHVVFRYPDARPGERNTLDDVSFVIEPGEFAAFVGPSGAGKTTVSYLIPRFYDTTGGRILFGGTDVRDLKQESLVSHIGVVSQETYLFHATIADNLRYARPGASQEELEAAARQANIHDTIMRFPDGYETVVGERGYRLSGGEKQRIAIARVLLKDPEVLILDEATSALDTISERVVQQALDAASHGRTTIAIAHRLSTIVAADVIFVIDHGQVVERGTHRELLELDGIYTRLYREQTETALLD; encoded by the coding sequence ATGCGCGGGATGGGCGGAGCCGCCGGCGGAGGCGGCATGCGATCCCGCGTGAGCGCCGGCGACGCGGAGGCGCAGCGGGCGATCAACGCTCAGGCGCCCAAGATCCCGCACCTGTTCCGCCGGATCGTCGCGCTGTTCGCCTCCCACAAGGCCGCCATCGTGACCACCATGGTCCTCGTGCTGATCGGGGCGGCGCTCTCGGTCGTCCCGCCGCTCCTCACGCAGCGGGCGTTCGACGACGGCCTGTTCCCGAAGAGCGGCGGCCCGGACATGCCCGTGCTCGTCGAGATCGTCGTGCTCATGCTCACCGTGTTCGTCGCCTCCGCCCTGCTCGGCGTCTGGCAGACGTACCTGACGGCGTCGGTCGGCAACAAGGTGATGGGCTCCCTGCGGGTCCGGCTGTTCTCGCACCTCCAGTCGATGGAGCTCAGCTTCTTCACCAAGACGAAGACGGGCGTCATCCAGTCGCGCCTCCAGAACGACGTCGGCGGGGTCGCGAGCGTGCTGACCAACACGATGTCGAGCATCCTCGGCAACACGGTGACCGTGATCGCCGCGCTGGTCGCGATGCTCCTCCTGAACTGGCAGCTCACGGTCGTCGCGGTGATCCTCATGCCGATCCTCGTGATCGCGCAGCGGCGGGTGGGCCAGGTGCGCGCCCGGATCGCGACGCGGACGCAGGAGTCGCTGTCCGACATGACGGCGATCACGCAGGAGACCCTCAGCGTCTCGGGCATCCTCCTGTCGAAGAGCTTCAACCGGGAGGCGGCGGAGGTCGAGCGATACTCGGACGAGAACCGCACCCAGATCCGCCTCCAGGTGTCGCAGGCGATGAGCGGCCAGTGGTTCTTCGCCATGGTCAACATCTTCCTGTCGTCCATCCCGGCGATCGTCTACCTCGTCTCGGGCTGGCTGATCCTCGGCGGCGCGACGGACATCACCGCGGGCACCATCGTCGCCTTCACGACGGTGCAGGCGCGGCTGCTGTTCCCGCTGCTCGCCCTGATGCGGGTCGCCCTCGACCTGCAGACCTCCGGCGCGCTGTTCGCGCGCATCTTCGAGTACCTCGACCTGAAGCCGGCGATCGCCGACAAGCCCGACGCCGTGCCGGTCGATCCGTCGCGCGAGCTCGGCCGGATCGAGTTCGACCACGTCGTCTTCCGCTACCCCGACGCGCGGCCGGGCGAGCGGAACACCCTCGACGACGTCTCCTTCGTCATCGAGCCCGGGGAGTTCGCCGCCTTCGTCGGGCCGAGCGGTGCCGGCAAGACCACGGTGTCGTACCTGATCCCGCGGTTCTACGACACCACCGGCGGGCGCATCCTGTTCGGCGGCACCGACGTGAGGGACCTGAAGCAGGAGTCGCTCGTCTCGCACATCGGCGTCGTCAGTCAGGAGACCTACCTGTTCCACGCGACCATCGCCGACAACCTCCGCTACGCCCGGCCGGGCGCCTCGCAGGAGGAGCTGGAGGCGGCGGCCCGGCAGGCCAATATCCACGACACGATCATGAGGTTCCCCGACGGGTACGAGACCGTGGTCGGCGAGCGGGGGTACCGGCTGTCCGGAGGTGAGAAGCAGCGCATCGCGATCGCCCGCGTCCTCCTCAAGGACCCGGAGGTGCTCATCCTCGACGAGGCCACGAGCGCCCTCGACACGATCTCGGAGCGGGTGGTGCAGCAGGCGCTGGACGCCGCCTCCCACGGGCGGACGACGATCGCGATCGCACACCGGCTCTCGACCATCGTCGCGGCCGACGTCATCTTCGTGATCGACCACGGGCAGGTGGTCGAGCGCGGGACGCACCGTGAGCTGCTCGAGCTCGACGGCATCTATACGCGCCTGTACCGCGAGCAGACGGAGACGGCGCTGCTGGACTGA
- a CDS encoding metal-dependent transcriptional regulator → MAVSDLSAVAQDYLKIIWSATEWSGDPVTVKQLSERMGVRAATVSDGIRRLVEQGLLVHEPYGGIELTDTGRRHAVAMVRRHRLIKTFLVEELGYGWDEVHDEAEVLEHAVSDELVARIDRRLGFPSRDPHGDPIPTADGTPRRTDAVRLLDAPTGARLTVARISDADPAVLRYLADLGVGLDTDVTVEERREFAGDIAVLIGDAPVVLGATAASAVWVSRPS, encoded by the coding sequence ATGGCCGTCTCCGACCTGTCCGCCGTCGCGCAGGACTACCTGAAGATCATCTGGTCGGCCACCGAGTGGTCCGGCGACCCGGTGACGGTCAAGCAGTTGTCGGAGCGGATGGGCGTCCGCGCGGCGACGGTGTCCGACGGCATCCGCCGCCTCGTCGAGCAGGGCCTCCTCGTGCACGAGCCCTACGGCGGCATCGAGCTGACCGACACCGGGCGCCGCCACGCCGTCGCCATGGTCCGACGGCACCGCCTCATCAAGACGTTCCTGGTCGAGGAGCTCGGCTACGGCTGGGACGAGGTGCACGACGAGGCCGAGGTGCTCGAGCACGCGGTCTCCGACGAGCTCGTCGCGCGCATCGACCGCCGGCTGGGTTTCCCCTCCCGCGACCCGCACGGCGACCCGATCCCGACCGCGGACGGCACCCCGCGACGCACCGATGCCGTCCGCCTCCTCGACGCGCCGACCGGTGCCCGGCTGACCGTGGCGCGCATCTCCGACGCCGACCCCGCGGTGCTGCGCTACCTCGCAGACCTGGGCGTCGGGCTCGACACGGACGTCACCGTGGAGGAGCGCCGCGAGTTCGCGGGCGACATCGCGGTGCTGATCGGAGACGCCCCCGTGGTGCTCGGCGCGACCGCCGCCTCCGCCGTCTGGGTCTCCCGCCCCTCCTGA
- a CDS encoding glutamate--cysteine ligase — protein MRTFGVEEELLLVDERGLAAPVAPAMLGDAPPVVDGPRVDSEIQQEMIETQTRPLLTTGDLFADIVAGRELADGLARPHGARAAAVAMSPMRLRPHATDDPRYALMMQRYGLTATNTLVCGCHVHVVISSREEGVAILDRIRNWLPVLLALSANSPFSGGVDTGHSSYRFVAWHQWQSAGPNDVFGSVEAYDRFERQLVETGVILDKGMLYLDARLSLKQPTVEVRVTDVPLDARDTVVLAAIARALVDTAVAEWHSGAPVCVLPSAVLRLAEWQAALTGVSGRLPHPVTGREGTAGQAVAALLEHARPALQRNGDFDFVRRGLERIMATGGGAGRQRAAFARRGRMRDVVGAAVEATHEQATADDDLVA, from the coding sequence GTGAGGACCTTTGGGGTGGAGGAGGAGCTCCTCCTGGTCGACGAACGGGGGCTGGCGGCACCGGTCGCTCCGGCGATGCTCGGCGACGCGCCGCCCGTGGTCGACGGCCCGCGTGTCGACTCCGAGATCCAGCAGGAGATGATCGAGACGCAGACCCGTCCCCTCCTCACGACCGGCGACCTGTTCGCCGACATCGTGGCGGGCCGCGAGCTGGCGGACGGCCTCGCACGTCCGCACGGCGCGCGCGCCGCCGCCGTCGCCATGTCTCCGATGCGGCTGCGCCCGCACGCCACCGACGACCCGCGGTACGCGCTCATGATGCAGCGGTACGGTCTCACGGCGACGAACACCCTCGTCTGCGGCTGCCATGTCCACGTGGTGATCTCCTCCCGGGAGGAGGGCGTCGCGATCCTCGACCGGATCCGCAACTGGCTCCCGGTCCTCCTCGCGCTGAGCGCGAACTCGCCCTTCTCGGGCGGCGTCGACACCGGGCATTCCAGCTACCGCTTCGTCGCGTGGCACCAGTGGCAGAGCGCCGGCCCCAACGACGTGTTCGGTTCGGTGGAGGCGTACGACCGGTTCGAGCGCCAGCTCGTCGAGACCGGCGTGATCCTCGACAAGGGCATGCTCTATCTCGACGCCCGGCTCTCCCTCAAGCAGCCGACGGTGGAGGTGCGGGTCACCGATGTCCCGCTCGACGCGCGGGACACGGTCGTGCTCGCGGCGATCGCGCGCGCCCTCGTCGACACGGCCGTGGCCGAGTGGCACTCGGGCGCTCCGGTGTGCGTGCTGCCGTCCGCCGTCCTGCGCCTCGCCGAATGGCAGGCCGCGCTGACCGGGGTGAGCGGGCGCCTCCCTCACCCGGTGACGGGCCGCGAGGGCACCGCGGGACAGGCGGTCGCGGCGCTGCTCGAGCACGCGAGGCCGGCGCTCCAGCGCAACGGGGACTTCGATTTCGTCCGCCGGGGGCTGGAGCGGATCATGGCGACCGGTGGCGGCGCGGGCCGTCAGCGCGCCGCCTTCGCGCGCCGCGGCCGCATGCGCGACGTGGTCGGCGCCGCCGTCGAGGCGACTCACGAGCAGGCCACCGCCGACGACGATCTCGTCGCGTGA
- a CDS encoding carbohydrate ABC transporter permease codes for MTTVAGPAATAEGKALPRPATKNRSQARRRNQGIRTGIQALVVVLWCLLPFYWMVVTSFRDVGYTNDNTPWFTHFTWDNYATALSTKLGNNLPGALLNSLFIGVCVTIISLVVGIFAAYASARLEFRFKGVVLGVILAASMFPGVALITPLFQLFTNIGWMGTYQALIIPEISFALPLTVYTLTSFFREMPWDLEEAARIDGCTQAQAFRKVILPLAAPAVFTTAILAFISSWNEFLISSQLSSDRTQPVTVAIASFTGSQPHQEPYTAIMAAGTIVVVPLIILVLIFQRRIVAGLTAGGVKG; via the coding sequence ATGACCACCGTCGCCGGCCCCGCAGCCACCGCGGAGGGCAAGGCCCTCCCCCGGCCCGCCACCAAGAACCGCTCCCAGGCGCGCCGCCGCAACCAGGGCATCCGCACCGGCATCCAGGCGCTCGTCGTCGTCCTCTGGTGCCTGCTGCCCTTCTACTGGATGGTCGTCACCTCGTTCCGCGATGTCGGCTACACCAACGACAACACGCCGTGGTTCACCCACTTCACCTGGGACAACTATGCGACCGCCCTGTCCACGAAACTCGGGAACAACCTGCCCGGCGCGCTGCTGAACTCGCTGTTCATCGGTGTCTGCGTGACGATCATCTCGCTCGTGGTCGGCATCTTCGCCGCCTACGCGTCGGCCCGGCTGGAGTTCCGGTTCAAGGGCGTCGTGCTCGGAGTCATCCTGGCCGCGTCGATGTTCCCCGGCGTCGCGCTGATCACCCCGCTGTTCCAGCTGTTCACGAACATCGGGTGGATGGGCACCTACCAGGCGCTGATCATCCCGGAGATCTCGTTCGCCCTGCCGCTGACGGTCTACACCCTCACCTCGTTCTTCCGCGAGATGCCGTGGGACCTCGAGGAGGCGGCGCGCATCGACGGCTGCACACAGGCGCAGGCGTTCCGCAAGGTGATCCTCCCGCTGGCCGCGCCCGCCGTGTTCACCACCGCGATCCTGGCGTTCATCTCCTCGTGGAACGAGTTCCTGATCTCCAGCCAGCTGTCGAGCGACCGCACGCAGCCGGTCACCGTGGCGATCGCCTCCTTCACCGGAAGCCAGCCGCACCAGGAGCCGTACACGGCGATCATGGCCGCCGGAACCATCGTGGTTGTCCCGCTCATCATCCTCGTGCTGATCTTCCAGCGCCGGATCGTCGCGGGCCTGACGGCCGGTGGAGTGAAGGGCTGA
- a CDS encoding cystathionine gamma-synthase has translation MTHGFATRAIHDGQEFDPTTGAIIPPIYQTSTFVQDGIGGLRGGYEYGRAGNPTRTSLEVLLASLEGGVRALSFASGLAAEDALLRSVLAPGDHVVLGNDVYGGTHRLIERIHGAWEVRNTTVDLTDLDAVREALGVDRTRVLWIETPSNPLMKISDLAALAELGHAAGALVVVDNTFASPVLQQPLSLGADVVVHSTTKYLGGHSDVIGGALVFADEALAEKAQFIQFAAGAVSSPMDAWLTVRGIKTLDVRMKRHSENAQAIAEALVGHDGVDAVFYPGLPEHPGHELAARQMSGFGGMLSVALSGGAPAARRFAESTRVFQLAESLGGVESLIGYPSEMTHASVRGTALEVPDTIVRLSVGIEDVTDLLADVEQALEG, from the coding sequence ATGACCCACGGCTTCGCCACCCGCGCCATCCACGACGGCCAGGAGTTCGACCCGACGACGGGCGCGATCATCCCGCCGATCTACCAGACCTCGACCTTCGTGCAGGACGGCATCGGCGGTCTGCGCGGCGGCTACGAGTACGGTCGCGCCGGCAACCCGACGCGCACCTCGCTGGAGGTGCTGCTCGCCTCCCTCGAGGGCGGCGTCCGCGCTCTCTCGTTCGCGAGCGGGCTCGCCGCCGAGGACGCCCTCCTCCGCTCCGTGCTCGCCCCTGGCGACCACGTCGTGCTCGGCAACGACGTGTACGGCGGCACGCACCGCCTGATCGAGCGCATCCACGGCGCCTGGGAGGTGCGCAACACCACCGTCGACCTGACGGACCTCGACGCCGTGCGGGAGGCGCTGGGGGTCGACCGCACCCGCGTGCTCTGGATCGAGACCCCCAGCAATCCGCTCATGAAGATCAGCGACCTGGCGGCTCTCGCCGAGCTGGGACACGCCGCAGGGGCGCTCGTCGTCGTCGACAACACGTTCGCGTCGCCCGTGCTGCAGCAGCCGCTCTCGCTCGGCGCGGACGTGGTCGTGCACTCGACGACGAAGTATCTCGGGGGTCACTCCGACGTGATCGGAGGAGCGCTCGTGTTCGCCGACGAGGCGCTCGCCGAGAAGGCTCAGTTCATCCAGTTCGCCGCGGGCGCGGTGTCGTCGCCGATGGATGCGTGGCTCACCGTGCGGGGCATCAAGACGCTCGACGTCCGGATGAAGCGTCACTCCGAGAACGCGCAGGCGATCGCGGAGGCGCTGGTCGGCCACGACGGCGTCGACGCCGTCTTCTACCCGGGACTGCCCGAGCACCCGGGCCACGAGCTGGCGGCACGGCAGATGAGCGGCTTCGGCGGCATGCTGTCGGTGGCGCTCTCGGGAGGCGCACCGGCCGCGCGCCGGTTCGCCGAGTCGACGCGCGTGTTCCAGCTGGCGGAGTCGCTGGGCGGGGTCGAGTCGCTCATCGGCTACCCCTCCGAGATGACCCACGCGTCGGTGCGCGGGACGGCGCTCGAGGTGCCTGACACCATCGTGCGCCTCTCGGTCGGCATCGAGGACGTGACCGACCTGCTCGCCGACGTGGAGCAGGCGCTCGAGGGCTGA
- a CDS encoding cystathionine beta-synthase translates to MKYAETIIDLVGDTPLVKLTRLTEGITATVLVKLEYLNPGGSSKDRIARRIIDAAEQEGKLAPGGTIVEPTSGNTGVGLALVAQQRGYRCVFVLPDKVGEDKRNVLTAYGAEIVVTPTSVPPDHPDSYYSVSDRLAAEIPGAFKPNQYANPNGPRSHYETTGPEIWRDTDGRITHLVAGVGTGGTISGTGRYLKEVSDGRVRVIGADPEGSVYSGGSGRAYLVEGVGEDFWPGAYDPSVVDDVIAVSDADSFHMTRRLAREEGILVGGSSGMAVVAALRAATELGPDDVMVVILPDGGRGYLGKIFNDKWMRSYGFSEAPDGSTVHDVIRTKRGDLPDLVHTHPGETVHDAIGIMNTYGVSQLPVLTAEPPVVMGEVAGSINEADLLEAVFSGRAKMNDPVGAHLGAPLPLIGAGEPVAAARAALAAADALLVTEGGKPLAVLTRQDLLTFFSD, encoded by the coding sequence GTGAAGTACGCAGAGACCATCATCGACTTGGTCGGCGACACTCCGCTCGTGAAGCTGACCCGGCTGACCGAGGGGATCACGGCGACGGTGCTCGTCAAACTCGAGTACCTGAACCCGGGAGGCTCGTCGAAGGACCGCATCGCGCGAAGGATCATCGACGCGGCCGAGCAGGAGGGCAAGCTCGCCCCCGGCGGCACCATCGTCGAGCCGACGAGCGGCAACACCGGCGTCGGGCTGGCGCTCGTCGCGCAGCAGCGCGGCTACCGGTGCGTGTTCGTTCTGCCGGACAAGGTCGGCGAGGACAAGCGGAACGTGCTCACCGCTTACGGCGCGGAGATCGTCGTGACCCCCACCTCCGTGCCTCCGGATCACCCCGACTCCTATTACTCGGTGTCCGACCGGCTCGCCGCCGAGATCCCGGGCGCCTTCAAGCCCAACCAGTACGCGAACCCGAACGGCCCGCGCAGCCACTACGAGACGACCGGACCGGAGATCTGGCGCGACACCGACGGGCGCATCACGCACCTCGTCGCCGGCGTCGGCACGGGCGGCACGATCTCGGGCACCGGACGCTACCTCAAGGAGGTCTCCGATGGCCGCGTCCGCGTGATCGGCGCCGACCCGGAGGGGTCGGTCTACTCGGGAGGCTCGGGTCGCGCCTACCTCGTCGAGGGCGTCGGCGAGGACTTCTGGCCGGGCGCGTACGACCCGAGCGTCGTCGACGACGTCATCGCGGTGTCGGACGCCGACTCGTTCCACATGACCCGCCGGCTGGCGCGCGAGGAGGGCATCCTCGTCGGCGGCTCGTCGGGAATGGCCGTCGTGGCCGCCCTCCGCGCCGCGACGGAGCTCGGCCCCGACGACGTGATGGTGGTCATCCTCCCGGACGGCGGCCGCGGCTACCTGGGCAAGATCTTCAACGACAAGTGGATGCGCTCCTACGGCTTCAGCGAGGCGCCCGACGGCTCGACCGTGCACGACGTCATCCGCACGAAGCGCGGCGACCTGCCCGACCTGGTCCACACCCACCCGGGCGAGACGGTGCACGACGCGATCGGGATCATGAACACGTACGGCGTCTCGCAGCTGCCGGTGCTGACGGCCGAGCCCCCGGTCGTCATGGGGGAGGTGGCGGGCTCGATCAACGAGGCCGACCTGCTGGAGGCCGTGTTCAGCGGCCGCGCCAAGATGAACGACCCGGTCGGCGCCCACCTCGGGGCGCCCCTCCCGCTGATCGGCGCCGGCGAACCGGTCGCGGCGGCCCGCGCGGCCCTCGCCGCGGCGGACGCGCTGCTCGTCACTGAGGGCGGGAAGCCGCTCGCGGTGCTGACCCGGCAGGACCTCCTCACATTCTTCAGCGACTGA
- a CDS encoding ABC transporter substrate-binding protein: MKAARLSVIAGAALIGLTLAGCTGGGSGSGSGGGDANANLDSKGPITYVQGKDNSNVVRPLIEKWNAAHPNEKVTFKEQTDQADQQHDDLVQHFQAKDANYDVVDVDVVWTGEFAAKGWLQPLTGKFKMDNSALLAPTVKSGTYNGTQYAAPQTSDGGILYYRKDLVPTPPKTWDEMLKDCDIAKAKGIGCYAGQFAQYEGLTVNAAEAINTNGGTIVGSDGKTVTVNSPEAKAGLGRLVDGFKNGQIPAEAITYQEEQGRQAFEAGKLMFLRNWPYVYNLAKTDGSSTVKDTFGIAPLPGVSADKPGVSSLGGHNAAISVYSKHKATAFEFLKFLQSEETQKFFVTQGSLAPVLSSLYDDASLNSQLPYLSTLKTSISNAVPRPVSPFYPAITKAVQDNAYAALKGDKTVDQALKDMESAIKTASAG, encoded by the coding sequence ATGAAAGCAGCACGTCTCTCCGTGATCGCCGGGGCCGCCCTGATCGGCCTCACCCTGGCGGGATGCACCGGCGGCGGCAGCGGCTCGGGCAGCGGTGGCGGCGACGCCAACGCGAATCTCGACAGCAAGGGCCCCATCACGTACGTCCAGGGCAAGGACAACTCCAACGTCGTCCGACCCCTCATCGAGAAGTGGAACGCCGCTCACCCGAACGAGAAGGTCACCTTCAAGGAGCAGACCGACCAGGCCGACCAGCAGCACGACGACCTCGTCCAGCACTTCCAGGCCAAGGACGCGAACTACGACGTCGTCGACGTCGACGTCGTGTGGACGGGTGAGTTCGCCGCGAAGGGCTGGCTCCAGCCGCTCACCGGCAAGTTCAAGATGGACAACTCGGCGCTCCTCGCGCCGACCGTCAAGTCGGGCACGTACAACGGCACGCAGTACGCGGCGCCGCAGACCTCCGACGGCGGCATCCTGTACTACCGCAAGGACCTCGTCCCGACGCCTCCCAAGACGTGGGATGAGATGCTCAAGGACTGCGACATCGCCAAGGCGAAGGGCATCGGCTGCTACGCCGGTCAGTTCGCCCAGTACGAGGGTCTGACCGTGAACGCGGCCGAGGCCATCAACACGAACGGCGGCACGATCGTCGGCTCCGACGGCAAGACGGTCACCGTCAACAGCCCCGAGGCGAAGGCGGGTCTCGGCCGCCTGGTCGACGGCTTCAAGAACGGGCAGATCCCGGCTGAGGCCATCACCTACCAGGAGGAGCAGGGCCGCCAGGCGTTCGAGGCCGGCAAGCTGATGTTCCTGCGCAACTGGCCGTACGTCTACAACCTGGCGAAGACCGACGGGTCCTCCACCGTGAAGGACACCTTCGGGATCGCCCCGCTGCCGGGCGTGAGCGCCGACAAGCCGGGCGTCTCGAGCCTCGGCGGTCACAACGCGGCGATCAGCGTGTACTCGAAGCACAAGGCCACCGCGTTCGAGTTCCTGAAGTTCCTGCAGAGCGAGGAGACCCAGAAGTTCTTCGTCACCCAGGGCTCGCTCGCACCGGTCCTGTCGTCGCTGTACGACGACGCGTCGCTGAACAGCCAGCTGCCGTACCTGTCCACCCTGAAGACGTCGATCTCGAACGCCGTCCCGCGTCCGGTCTCGCCGTTCTACCCGGCCATCACCAAGGCCGTCCAGGACAACGCGTACGCGGCTCTGAAGGGCGACAAGACGGTCGACCAGGCACTGAAGGACATGGAGTCCGCCATCAAGACCGCGAGCGCCGGCTGA
- a CDS encoding carbohydrate ABC transporter permease encodes MSTSNVVSPAPTKKAGKPPEARAGVKHNRRQQSRWALYLIIPTLILLAIVIGYPVVSAIVMSFQKDAGLDPATGLFVQGGFAGFQNYAHWLLQQCQGPNGTTITCPPGNLGSTFWSAVGVTFFFTVTTVILETILGLWFAIIMNRAFRGRGFVRAAILIPWAIPTAVTAKLWFFIFSVAGVANALIGARILWTSDEWASRFAVIIADTWKTTPFMALLILAGLQLIPEDVYEAAKVDGASTLQRFWRVTMPLLKPALMVAILFRVLDALRIYDLPQILTGGGGGTGHATTTLSILVVDQIRQGFNSAAALSTITFILIFLVAFIFVRFLGTNVVRTQEAQQKGAKG; translated from the coding sequence ATGTCAACGTCGAACGTCGTCTCCCCAGCACCAACCAAGAAGGCCGGCAAGCCCCCTGAGGCCCGGGCCGGAGTCAAGCACAACCGCCGCCAGCAGAGTCGCTGGGCGCTCTACCTCATCATCCCCACGCTCATCCTCCTCGCGATCGTCATCGGCTACCCGGTCGTCAGCGCGATCGTGATGTCCTTCCAGAAGGATGCGGGCCTCGATCCCGCCACCGGCCTGTTCGTGCAGGGCGGCTTCGCCGGCTTCCAGAACTACGCCCACTGGCTGCTCCAGCAGTGCCAGGGGCCCAACGGGACCACGATCACGTGCCCGCCGGGCAACCTCGGCTCCACGTTCTGGAGCGCGGTCGGCGTGACCTTCTTCTTCACCGTCACCACCGTGATCCTCGAGACCATCCTCGGTCTCTGGTTCGCGATCATCATGAACCGCGCCTTCCGCGGACGCGGTTTCGTCCGCGCCGCGATCCTCATCCCGTGGGCGATCCCGACCGCCGTCACCGCGAAGCTGTGGTTCTTCATCTTCTCGGTCGCCGGCGTCGCCAACGCCCTCATCGGGGCCCGCATCCTCTGGACGAGCGACGAATGGGCATCCCGGTTCGCGGTGATCATCGCCGACACCTGGAAGACCACGCCGTTCATGGCGCTGCTCATCCTCGCCGGTCTGCAGCTCATCCCCGAGGACGTCTACGAGGCGGCCAAGGTCGACGGCGCCAGCACGCTGCAGCGCTTCTGGCGGGTCACGATGCCGCTGCTGAAGCCCGCGCTCATGGTCGCGATCCTGTTCCGCGTGCTCGACGCGCTCCGCATCTACGACCTGCCGCAGATCCTCACCGGCGGTGGAGGCGGAACCGGGCACGCCACGACGACGCTCTCCATCCTCGTCGTCGATCAGATCAGGCAGGGCTTCAACAGCGCTGCCGCCCTCTCGACCATCACATTCATCCTCATCTTCCTGGTCGCGTTCATCTTCGTGCGGTTCCTCGGCACGAACGTGGTCCGAACCCAGGAGGCCCAGCAGAAGGGAGCGAAGGGATGA
- a CDS encoding Nramp family divalent metal transporter, producing the protein MTVELTRRPAGTVRRVLLLLGPAFVAAIAYVDPGNVAANLTAGSRYGYLLVWVIVAANAIAVFVQHQSAKLGIVTGRSLPELIGARLGTGARRAFWVQAELVAAATDIAEVIGGAIALNLLFGLPLALGGLIVGAAAIGILAVQSRRGQRSFEVVILGLLGVIAVGFLAGLFVSPVDWLQAAGGLVPRFDGAPTVLLAASMLGATVMPHAIYLHSALSRDRHGSPAEAGHRKFLLRATRVDVVLALLLAGAVNLAMLLLAASSLRGVAGTDTISGAHAAISSALGPVVGAVFAIGLLASGLASASVGSYAGATIMSGLIRVRVPLLVRRLVTLIPAVLILAAGVDPTWALILSQVLLSLGIPFAMIPLLRLTASRTVMGEHADHAWVRVAGGLVAGLVVLLNLALVVLTVAAL; encoded by the coding sequence GTGACGGTCGAGCTGACACGGAGGCCGGCGGGCACGGTGAGGAGGGTGCTCCTCCTGCTCGGTCCGGCGTTCGTCGCCGCCATCGCCTACGTCGACCCGGGGAACGTCGCCGCGAATCTGACCGCGGGTTCGCGGTACGGCTACCTGCTCGTGTGGGTCATCGTCGCGGCCAACGCCATCGCGGTCTTCGTGCAGCACCAGTCGGCGAAGCTCGGGATCGTGACCGGGAGGAGCCTCCCGGAGCTGATCGGCGCCCGCCTCGGAACCGGCGCGCGGCGGGCGTTCTGGGTGCAGGCGGAGCTCGTGGCGGCGGCGACGGACATCGCGGAGGTGATCGGCGGCGCGATCGCCCTGAACCTGCTGTTCGGCCTGCCTCTCGCGCTCGGAGGCCTCATCGTCGGCGCCGCCGCGATCGGCATCCTCGCCGTGCAGTCGCGGCGCGGGCAGCGGTCGTTCGAGGTCGTGATCCTCGGGCTGCTCGGGGTGATCGCGGTCGGGTTCCTCGCCGGGCTGTTCGTGAGCCCGGTCGATTGGCTGCAGGCCGCCGGGGGGCTCGTGCCGAGGTTCGACGGCGCGCCCACCGTGCTGCTCGCGGCCAGCATGCTCGGGGCCACCGTCATGCCGCACGCGATCTACCTGCACTCGGCGCTCAGCCGCGACCGCCACGGTTCGCCGGCCGAGGCCGGGCACCGGAAGTTCCTGCTGCGCGCGACGCGAGTCGACGTCGTGCTCGCGCTGCTCCTCGCCGGAGCGGTGAACCTGGCGATGCTGCTGCTCGCCGCCTCCTCACTGCGCGGGGTCGCCGGGACGGACACGATCAGCGGCGCCCACGCGGCGATCAGCTCGGCGCTCGGGCCCGTCGTCGGGGCCGTGTTCGCGATCGGCCTGCTCGCGTCGGGCCTCGCCTCCGCGTCGGTGGGCAGTTACGCGGGCGCGACCATCATGAGCGGGCTGATCCGGGTGCGAGTCCCGTTGCTCGTGCGGCGGCTCGTGACGCTGATCCCGGCGGTGCTCATCCTCGCGGCCGGCGTGGACCCGACGTGGGCGCTCATCCTGTCGCAGGTGCTGCTGAGCCTCGGGATCCCGTTCGCGATGATCCCGCTGCTGCGGCTCACCGCCTCCCGGACCGTCATGGGCGAGCACGCCGACCACGCGTGGGTGCGGGTCGCTGGCGGGCTCGTGGCCGGCCTCGTGGTGCTCCTCAACCTCGCGCTCGTGGTGCTGACCGTCGCCGCGCTGTGA